The proteins below are encoded in one region of Pomacea canaliculata isolate SZHN2017 linkage group LG7, ASM307304v1, whole genome shotgun sequence:
- the LOC112569069 gene encoding leucine-rich repeat-containing protein 58-like yields MAEYFSSSSDSEFHNENGEDLSYGHLETIPDFVLTRAGELIALQLNNNEIRRLPETIGLFSKLITVDVSNNNMKSICDEVCQLKHIRTFIAKNNQLTSNSLPKDFGIIQTLEVLNLSGNLLSTIPPQITELERLRCLYLGSNRLTEVSTSVKNLQRLEVLYLGGNCLSEIPAEVGQLHRLVGLNLSDNLLQSLPPTLSSLQRLQSLNLHNNNLQTLPPQIVSLNLVELSLRKNPLVNRFVQDLQYNPPSLLELAGRCVKIEKIRYSYEDLPVHLVRYLDSAQRCVNPNCKGVYFTSRVEHVKFVDFCGKYRLPLLQYLCSPQCTTADPSVCGSDSEVEEEDNAKERMRRVLLG; encoded by the exons ATGGCAGAatacttttcttcttcgtcCGATAGTGAGTTTCACAATGAAAATGGAGAAGATTTATCGTACGGACACCTCGAAACTATCCCAGATTTTGTTCTTACCAGAGCAGGTGAGCTGATAGCTCTGCAGCTCAACAACAATGAGATTCGCCGTCTGCCAGAGACCATCGGGTTGTTCTCAAAATTAATTACCGTGGATGTTTCGAATAACAACATGAAATCTATTTGTGATGAAGTGTGCCAGCTAAAGCATATTAGAACGTTTATTGCTAAGAACAACCAGCTCACTTCCAATTCATTACCTAAGGATTTCGGAATTATACAGACCCTGGAGGTTCTTAATTTGAGTGGAAATCTGTTGTCAACGATTCCACCACAAATTACAGAATTAGAAAGGTTGCGATGCCTGTATTTAGGAAGCAACAGATTGACAGAAGTGTCAACCAGTGTAAAGAACTTGCAAAG GTTGGAAGTTCTGTACCTAGGGGGAAATTGTCTGTCAGAGATTCCAGCTGAAGTAGGACAGCTCCATCGTCTAGTGGGCCTAAACCTCTCCGACAACCTCCTGCAAAGCCTGCCCCCTACCCTGTCATCACTGCAGCGCCTACAGTCACTAAACCTACACAACAATAACTTACAGACCCTGCCACCCCAGATTGTCTCCCTTAATCTGGTAGAACTGAGCTTGCGGAAGAATCCACTTGTGAACCGCTTTGTGCAG GATTTGCAGTACAATCCACCTTCTTTGCTGGAGCTAGCAGGACGCTGTGTCAAGATTGAGAAAATCAGGTACTCGTATGAGGACCTTCCTGTCCACCTTGTTCGCTATCTTGATTCTGCTCAGCGTTGTGTTAATCCTAACTGCAAAG GAGTGTATTTCACTTCCCGTGTGGAGCATGTCAAGTTTGTGGACTTCTGTGGGAAGTATCGCCTTCCTTTGCTACAGTACCTCTGTTCACCACAGTGCACCACAGCCGATCCCAGTGTTTGCGGTAGTGACAGTGAAGTTGAGGAGGAGGAcaatgcaaaagaaagaatgcgTCGTGTTCTCCTTGGCTAA
- the LOC112567571 gene encoding LOW QUALITY PROTEIN: HAUS augmin-like complex subunit 5 (The sequence of the model RefSeq protein was modified relative to this genomic sequence to represent the inferred CDS: deleted 1 base in 1 codon) — translation MAHNIPEGDISVQLHTWAMKEMNFHPKAAFSGSSIPSPDDFKSICRGTQQIELWKYVVQHVRSLQTVKKVRGNLALQRRTRCKPYRVSYQTDTLYSDEQQQMLEQRASLLQEMTSDLSDIRQLEHEIKRMSEEIQATEREYQHGVEALRDVRRKTCLLGVFTAYSDNLTSQNEAFAEKIDIKVDALKPKETDPHLHPKSEGNELETTTMRQVRESCERIENFLHHTLQGSFGKDKTMFSTKKDQLWKTVERTLRENRIGQVLSAIEQLSQAGANAIREHTLKINLQQDAQKLRFKYRRGGHLTDASKQPTALQSVHQLLQDSQLQHVLRYVETEKHRNTVFRLVEGLNTTRGLINSSLKKYLGSEAGSLQLASAVVQAKLDLTADRAAALLLRQEAEALREKVAKGCTERDNLLAIHRKIQDFYDLANAKQNLIQVVAKQNAGARSRLAAQQQEITLYILRSLSGHESEIYTLTTDLKGNVIAEVDRFASLSMPYLAWLYLDSTTKCSLLDLSINYRNHPAATSIRQPLQAVLSHLEFPDFKASECILHHCLQLKQELESTAASTSAQISSCQQLVYVSGFSCNLDNITDLCEKVKSQDKKEIENLLPRLQKRISKTAHASTECIKVKDHVQAWWEQPAQFVTPWLMVEDHTYQQWYNKWRIIATKIRQMQVEK, via the exons ATGGCGCACAACATTCCTGAAGGAGACATCAGCGTTCAGCTGCACACATGGGCGATGAAAGAGATGAATTTTCATCCCAAGGCAGCTTTCAGTGGTTCCAGTATTCCATCACCAGATgattttaaaag CATTTGCCGAGGTACCCAGCAGATTGAGTTATGGAAGTATGTTGTCCAGCATGTAAGGTCTTTGCA aacagtaAAAAAAGTACGAGGAAATTTGGCTCT CCAAAGACGAACCCGTTGTAAACCATACAGAGTGAGTTACCAGACAGACACACTGTACAGTGATGAACAGCAGCAGATGCTGGAGCAAAGGGCTAGTCTGTTACAGGAGATGACATCGGATCTTTCTGATATCCGACAGCTGGAGCATGAGATTAAAAGAATGTCAGAGGAAATTCAAGCAACAG AACGAGAGTACCAGCATGGAGTGGAGGCACTGCGAGATGTGAGGAGAAAGACTTGCCTTCTTGGTGTTTTCACTGCATACAGCGATAATCTGACATCACAAAATGAAGCATTTGCTGAAAAGATAGACATCAAAGTTGATGCTTTGAAACCAAAAGA GACAGACCCTCATCTTCATCCAAAATCAGAAGGAAATGAGCTGGAAACAACAACTATG CGTCAAGTCCGAGAATCATGTGAAAGAATTGAAAACTTTCTTCATCACACCCTACAAGGTTCATTTGGCAAGGACAAAACAATGTT cagtaCAAAGAAAGATCAGTTATGGAAAACAGTGGAGAGAACTCTCCGCGAAAACAGAATAGGGCAAGTGTTGTCTGCCATTGAACAGCTGAGTCAGGCTGGCGCAAATGCAATCCGAGAACACACCCTGAAGATCAACCTGCAACAGGATGCCCAGAAGCTCAG GTTTAAATATAGAAGAGGGGGCCATTTAACTGATGCttccaaacagccaacagcccttCAAAGTGTTCACCAGCTTCTGCAG GATAGCCAGTTGCAGCATGTCCTACGGTATGTGGAAACTGAAAAACATCGGAACACAGTGTTTCGCCTGGTAGAGGGTCTGAACACAACTCGAGGCCTAATCAactcttctttaaaaaagtacTTAGGAAGTGAAGCAGGCAGTCTGCAGCTAGCTTC TGCCGTAGTGCAGGCTAAGCTGGATCTCACAGCTGATCGTGCTGCTGCCTTATTGCTTCGTCAAGAAGCAGAGGCACTGAGAGAAAAAGTAGCCAAGGGATGTACTGAAAGAGACAACCTACTTGCAATTCATCGCAAAATACAGGACTTTTATGATCTGGCT AATGCCAAGCAAAATCTCATCCAGGTAGTTGCCAAACAGAATGCTGGTGCACGGTCA CGCCTGGCTGCACAGCAACAAGAA ATCACCCTCTACATCTTGCGGTCACTGTCTGGCCATGAATCAGAAATATATACTTTGACCACAGACCTCAAGGGCAATGTTATTGCAGAAGTGGACAGATTTGCTTCCCTCTCCATGCCATATCTTGCATGGCTTTACCTTGACAG CACTACAAAGTGCAGTTTGTTGGACTTGTCCATTAATTACAGAAATCACCCAGCAGCTACATCCATCCGACAGCCTCTCCAGGCAGTGCTCTCACATCTTGAATTCCCAGATTTCAAG GCATCTGAGTGCATCCTACATCACTGCCTACAGCTGAAGCAGGAGCTAGAGAGCACAGCTGCAAGCACCAGTGCCCAAATTTCCAGCTGTCAGCAGTTGGTTTATGTCAGTGGCTTCAGTTGCAACCTTGACAATATAACAG ATCTGTGCGAGAAGGTTAAGTCTCAAGACAAGAAGGAAATAGAAAACTTATTGCCCAGATTGCAGAAACGCATTTCAAAGACAGCACATGCCTCTACAGAGTGTATTAAGGTCAAGGACCATGTCCAGGCATG GTGGGAACAACCAGCCCAGTTTGTCACACCATGGCTGATGGTGGAAGATCACACATACCAACAGTGGTACAACAAATGGCGTATCATTGCCACTAAAATTCGCCAGATGCAAGTGGAAAAATAA